The Rhinoderma darwinii isolate aRhiDar2 chromosome 11, aRhiDar2.hap1, whole genome shotgun sequence genome window below encodes:
- the LOC142663383 gene encoding histone H4 yields the protein MSGRGKGGKGLGKGGAKRHRKVLRDNIQGITKPAIRRLARRGGVKRISGLIYEETRGVLKVFLENVIRDAVTYTEHAKRKTVTAMDVVYALKRQGRTLYGFGG from the coding sequence ATGTCTGGTCGcggtaaaggaggaaaaggactcgGAAAGGGCGGTGCTAAGCGGCATAGgaaggtgctccgtgataacatccagggcatcaccaagcctgccatccgccgtctagctcgcaggggaggcgtcaaacgcatctccggtctcatctatgaagagactcgcggcgtcctgaaggttttcctggagaacgtcatccgtgacgccgtcacctacaccgagcacGCTAAGAGGAAGACCGTCACCGCTATGGACGTGGTGTACGCGCTCAAACGCCAGGGCCGCACTCTCTACGGCTTCGGAGGTTAA